From the Deltaproteobacteria bacterium genome, one window contains:
- a CDS encoding carbon monoxide dehydrogenase, with amino-acid sequence ISDLPAAGSAPEWMSEKAISIGQYFVASGVYTVFGVSLPVSGAPRFQNYLFHDLEKLYGGMWDLVEDPYEHARKMIDHIDKKRRALGIDKKRERVLMDMADRQKLEAA; translated from the coding sequence ATCAGCGACCTGCCGGCGGCCGGTTCCGCTCCGGAATGGATGAGCGAGAAAGCCATCAGCATCGGGCAGTACTTTGTGGCGTCCGGCGTGTACACGGTGTTCGGCGTGAGCTTGCCGGTGAGCGGAGCGCCCAGGTTCCAAAACTACCTGTTCCACGACCTGGAGAAGCTGTACGGGGGCATGTGGGACCTGGTGGAAGATCCCTACGAACACGCACGAAAGATGATCGACCATATCGACAAGAAACGTCGGGCCCTCGGCATCGACAAGAAGCGCGAACGCGTACTCATGGATATGGCCGACCGGCAAAAACTGGAAGCCGCGTAA